The proteins below are encoded in one region of Candidatus Culexarchaeum yellowstonense:
- a CDS encoding D-cysteine desulfhydrase family protein, with protein sequence MVLSIGDHPRVRLVRLPTPIQYMPKLSEELGIELYIKRDDYMELAMGGNKARKLEFFLGDALKRNCDTVITTGALCSNHVRLTAAACRLYNLHPILVLTSTGPKKVKGNLLLDVLFDAEIKIVDAARDDIPKVMEEVAREQEAKGRKPYIIPGGGANKVGVLGYLNASVEILHQLNEMCIKVDYIVHSTGSGGTQTALCLGMKNLNSGIKVLGISCGPSKSVLYNRIKSIAEESVEYLKLPVKLDDKDILVYDEYTCGGYGIVTKDVVEVMRKVAKMEAILLDPLYTGKAFMGLMDLVDKGVIEKGSKVLFIHTGGLPLIFQYEEDLWRYGVKVSDLEKLV encoded by the coding sequence TTGGTTTTATCTATAGGTGATCATCCAAGAGTTAGGCTGGTACGTTTACCAACACCAATACAGTATATGCCTAAACTCAGTGAGGAGCTTGGCATTGAATTGTATATTAAGCGTGATGATTACATGGAGTTGGCCATGGGTGGGAATAAGGCTAGGAAGCTTGAATTCTTTTTGGGGGATGCTTTGAAGAGGAATTGTGATACCGTGATAACCACTGGAGCTTTATGCTCAAATCATGTTAGATTAACTGCAGCTGCATGTAGATTGTATAATTTGCATCCCATCCTGGTCCTTACAAGTACTGGTCCTAAGAAGGTTAAGGGGAATCTCCTGTTAGATGTATTGTTTGATGCTGAGATTAAGATTGTTGATGCTGCCAGGGATGATATTCCAAAGGTTATGGAGGAGGTTGCAAGGGAGCAGGAGGCTAAGGGTAGGAAGCCCTATATAATTCCGGGTGGCGGTGCAAATAAAGTTGGTGTTTTAGGGTATTTGAATGCCTCTGTGGAGATTCTACATCAATTGAATGAAATGTGTATTAAAGTGGATTACATTGTTCACTCCACTGGATCTGGTGGGACGCAAACTGCACTGTGCTTGGGGATGAAGAATTTGAATAGTGGGATTAAGGTTTTAGGGATTTCATGTGGTCCTTCAAAGAGTGTCCTTTACAATAGAATTAAAAGTATTGCTGAGGAGTCTGTGGAGTATTTGAAGCTACCAGTTAAACTTGATGATAAAGACATCTTAGTTTATGATGAGTATACTTGTGGTGGCTATGGAATTGTGACTAAGGATGTTGTTGAAGTCATGCGGAAGGTTGCAAAGATGGAAGCCATACTCTTAGATCCGCTATATACTGGGAAGGCCTTTATGGGTTTAATGGATCTCGTGGATAAGGGGGTTATAGAGAAGGGTTCTAAAGTACTATTCATCCACACTGGCGGTTTACCTCTAATATTCCAGTATGAAGAGGATTTGTGGCGTTACGGTGTTAAGGTTTCCGATTTGGAGAAGCTTGTTTGA